TATTTGTTCATGATTATCGACATTTACTCGCGTAAGATAGTCGGTTGGGAGGTGCATGAAAACGAGACCGGAGCTGCGGCGGCAGCCCTGCTTGAGCAGACCGTGCTAGCCGAGGGGTGTTTAACGCGCCCCTTGGTATTGCACTCGGATAACGGTTCACCGCTTAAGGGAGCCACTATGCTAGAGACCATGCGGCGGCTGCAAATTGAGACCTCATTCAGTCGTCCGCGCGTATCCAACGACAACCCCTACTCAGAGGCACTGTTCAGGACATGCAAGTACGTCCCTAGCTTCCCTTCTCGTGGTTTCTCTGGGCTCAAGGATGCCCGCACGTGGGTAGCCAATTTCGTGCAATGGTACAACCATCACCACCGCCACAGCAGCATAAAGTACGTCACACCGCAGCAGCGCCACCTGGGACTTGATCAAGAGATCTTAGAAGAGCGCCAAAAGCTCTATGAGAAAGCCAAGGAACGCAACCCTCAGCGCTGGAGCGGAGAAACTCGGGATTGGAGTCCCGTCGGCCCCGCCTGGTTGAACCCTGAACTTGACAGCCAGGGGGTCCAGGATAAGGAGCTTTCCAAATAATGATTGAGGCGACAACTACCTTGACAAACGCCGCTCCTGATAGGCCAAGGTTTCTGCACAGTGCCCAAGTTCACCGAGGCCTCCCCTGCCCCAATGCAAGGGCGCATCAATGCTCTATGGCAATTATATCCCAGGTTTACGATCTCAGAAGACAGCGTTACCCTGTAACGATAATAGAGCTGCTTACCTAAACGGGGTTTAAATGTGATCGGCTATCACCACCGTAACCCTTACCAAGGCTACCCGCTTCTTGAGCAACAGGATGATGTAGAGCTAGTGCGTATTGACCCTGAGAAGAACGTGTGGCGATTTTACTATCTCTGGCTAGCACCAGATTTTTTCTGCTCAGTAAGACTGGTGCGCTTCTGGGGAAGAATCAGCACTAGTGGAGGACAGCACCGGGTAGAACCATTTGATGATATCGAGCAGGCGCGCGATGCCCTCGCAAAGATCGTTAATCAGAAGCTGCGCCGGGGATATAGATACAAAGGTGCGCTTTAGAGAGATCCTTGAAGCGCACGGGCGTAAGCCTGGCGTGCGGTGCGGGTAATCGCCAGCTGGCGGTTAAGCCGCTCGATCTC
This Halorhodospira halochloris DNA region includes the following protein-coding sequences:
- a CDS encoding IS3 family transposase, encoding MISASDRETAVKLIDEARANGARLEPACRELGITPRTYQRWKRVDEGSGVKADQRPLTPRPTPPNALTTEEKAAILEACHRPEHADLPPAQIVARLADEEGIYIASESSFYRVLRANAEQRHRGRAKAPIRRKRPTSYRADQPNTVWSWDITWIPGPAKGIFLYLFMIIDIYSRKIVGWEVHENETGAAAAALLEQTVLAEGCLTRPLVLHSDNGSPLKGATMLETMRRLQIETSFSRPRVSNDNPYSEALFRTCKYVPSFPSRGFSGLKDARTWVANFVQWYNHHHRHSSIKYVTPQQRHLGLDQEILEERQKLYEKAKERNPQRWSGETRDWSPVGPAWLNPELDSQGVQDKELSK
- a CDS encoding WGR domain-containing protein: MIGYHHRNPYQGYPLLEQQDDVELVRIDPEKNVWRFYYLWLAPDFFCSVRLVRFWGRISTSGGQHRVEPFDDIEQARDALAKIVNQKLRRGYRYKGAL